The genomic segment GGTGGTCGCTCCCAAGTGAAGGCGGTGGCACGGGGGCCGGCGATCGCCAACGGATCGTCGGTCCCGTCCGGCCTGGCCGAGGGGAAAGGCGGCTGGGATCGCCGGGCCTTGGAGGGTGCTTGGCAGGGTTAGCGGTTGTACGGGTCGGCGCAGGCCAGGAGCAGCTCTTTCTGGGCATTCCCCAGAATGCGCCGGGCCAGGAGGCTGTCTTCCTGGATCTGGGCGGCCAGCTCCGCCGGGCCGGCGAACTTTCTTTCCGGCCGCAGGAACTCCAGCAGATTGAGCTTGATCCGGTGGCCGTAGAGGTCGCCGTCGAAGTCGAAGATGTGGGTCTCGGCGGAGAGCTCCTGGTCGCCGAAGGTGGGGTTGTAGCCGATGTTCATGACCCCGCCGTAGCAGCGGCCGGCAAGGACCACCTGGGTGACGTAGACCCCGTGCCGGGGGCACAGGTCCTCCTCCAGGATCTGCAGATTGGCGGTGGGAAAGCCCACCACCGGGCCGCCCCGGCGCTTGCCCATCCGCACCGTGCCCCGGATCTGATACGGCCGGCCCAGGAGCTTGCCCACCTCCCGCATCCGCCCTTCGGCCACCAGCTCCCGGATCTTGGTGGAGCTGACCAGCATGCCGTCCACGTAGAAGGGCTCCACCACCGACACCGAGAAGCCCTTTTCCGCGCCCTGGGCGCGCAGGAAGGGGATATCCCCCTGGCGGCCGCGGCCGAAGGCGTAGTCGTAGCCCACCACCAGATCCTTCACCCCCACGGTGCCCACCAGCACCCGGTCCACGAAATCCTGGGCGCTCATGGCGGCGAACTCCCGGGTAAACGGGATCACCACCAGGGCGTTGATGCCGGCCAGGGTGATCATCTCCACCTTCTGCTCGAAGCTGGAGATGAGCTTCACCCCCCGGTCCGGCCGCACCACCTGCAGGGGGTGGGGATGGAAGGTGATGGCCACGCCGGCGCCGCCGCTGCGGAAGGCCCGGCTGACCACCTCGGCGAACAGGGTCTGGTGGCCCAGGTGCACGCCGTCGAAGTTGCCGATGGTGACCGACGGCTCATGGAAGGGGCGGCTGATCTCGGCCAGGCTGCGATAGATGTCCATGGGGCGGCGTCGGGTCGGGCGGGGAAATCGAAGGGCGGCGGCCGGCCGGACCGGGCCGCCAGGGTGGCTTGGCTGGCGGCGCTTACTCTACACCGGACCAGCCGCGCTGCCAATCCGCCAGCCGCCTTTTCTCCACCAACCGGGCAGGACCGCTCTTTTTCGGCCACCCCGGAGCAGGAAAGAACAGCGAATAACGAATACCGAACAAGGAATGTCCAACCGCAGAAGGGACCAGCAGAACTGATCTGAAACGTCAACGACCGGTCCCTTCGACCTTCGAAATTCCTTGTTGGACATTCTGCGGTTCGTTTTTCACGGGAACGCCACCAGGGAGGCCCAAGACCATGCCGCAGGCTCACTTCATCCCCAACCGCGCCATCGCCGAGGCCATCCTGGCCGTGCCAGCCGGCCATCGCCACCTGCGCCTGGCCCTGCGTCTTGCCGACGGCTCCACCCTGGTGCTGGCCGAGGCGGCCGTGGCGGCCATCGTCCGGGCCTACACCACGGTGAAGACCCATCCCCAGGTCCTGGGCCTGCGCCTGCGGGGAGTGCCCCTGGACGAGCGCAAGCCGGGCTTTGCCGAGCATCAGCTCCTGGAGGTTGCCGGATCGGCCCAGGAACTGGCGGAAGAAATGGCCCGGATCCTGGCCGAGGCCGCGCCGTGAGCCGCGGATTCGCCTGGTGCCGGCTGGCCCTGGCCATGGTGCTGGTGGCTTGCGGCCTGCTGCGGCCGGCGGCCGCCGAGGTCGAGGCCGGCTTCCGGCACCTGGTGGCGGTGATGGACCGCTACCACACCAGCCTCGACGTCTACCGGGAGCGGGGCAGCGCCGGCAACCATTTCGCCCCCTCCGGCTGGCAGGGGGATGTGGCGGCGCTCCATCTGGACCCGGGCTGGCCGGCCCTGACCCACAGTGGCAGCACCTGTATCCGGGTGGAATTCACGGCCCGGTCACACAACTGGGCGGCCATCGTTTGGCAGCAGCCGGCGGGCCTCGATCTGTCCGGCGCCAGTCAGCTCAGCTTCTGGGCCCGGGGGGCGGCCGGCGGCGAGACCCTGGAGGTCTTCCTGGGCGGCGAGCCCGGGCCAGCCGGCGATTCCCTGCCCCGCCTGACCACCGGCCGCATCCGTCTGGACACCGGCTGGCAGCAGTACTTCATCCACCTGACGGGCCATGAGCGGCGGCGTCTGGTCACCGGCTTCGGGCTGGCGGTGAGCGGCCGGGACAACCCGGCCGGCGCCATCGTCTTTCTCGATGACATCACCTTCGATGCCGACCGCCGGACGGAGCCCCGGCTCCTGGCCAGCTTCGAGACCGAGGCCGACCCGGCGGATCGCCACCTGGCCGGCGTCGCCCACCTCTACGACAACAGCCTGGCCATCCTCGCCTTCTTAGCCCGGGGTGGACCTGACGACCGGCGGCGGGCCGGCCTTCTGGCCCGGGCCCTGGTGCTGGCCCAGGAGCGGGACCGCTTCTTTCACGACGGCCGGCTGAGAAACGCCTACGCGGCCGGCGATCTCCTGGACCCGGCCACCGGCAGCCCCCGGCTGCCGGTCTGGCAGGAGCCGGCCAGCGGCCGCTACCTGGAGGACAGCTACCAGGCCGGCAGCCAGAGCGGCAATTTGGCCTGGGCGGTCATCGCCCTGGTGCGGGCGGCCGAGGAACTGGGGGAGGAGGGCTTCCGGCGGTCTGCCCTGGCCCTGGGGGAGTGGCTGGCGGCCCACACCCGGGACGAGCGGGGCGCCGGCGGCTACACTGGCGGCTACGCCGGCTGGGAGCCGGATCCCGCCCCCCTCACCTGGAAGAGCACCGAGCACAACGGCGACCTCTACGCCGCCTTTCTGGCCCTGCAACGCCTCTCCGGGGATCCGGTCTGGCAGGAGCGGGCCGAGCACGCCCGCCGCTTCCTGCTGGCCATGTGGGATCCGGCGGCCGGCCACTACTGGACCGGCGCCCTGGGGGATGGCTGCACGGTGAACCGGATGGTGATCCCGGCCGACGCCCAGATCTGGCCAGCCCTGGCCGTCCCCGGCGCCCCGGATGGCCTGCCCTGGGCCAGGGCGCATCTCGTGGTGGAACGGGACGGCCGCACCGGTCTCGACTTCAACGACGACCGGGACGGCATCTGGTGCGAGGGCACCGCGGCCGCGGCCCTGGCCTGGCGCCTCAGGCAGGATCCCCTGGCCGACAGCCTCCTCGCCAGCCTGCGGGCCATCCAGGCCAGCGCCGCCGGCAGCAACGGTGCCGGCCTCCTGGCCACCCCTCAGCCCGTCCTGTCCACCGGTCTGGAGTGGCAGTACCCCCGGCGGGTGCATCTGGCTGCCACCGCCTGGTATCTGCTGGCCGAGCTGGCGGCCAATCCCCTGGCGCCCCCGGACCGCCGGAGCAGCGGCCGCTGAGGCCCGAGCGGTGGCAGCGTGCCAGGACCGGTGAGGTCCGGCCCGGCGGCCCCTGGCTCAGGCCGCTCGCTGTCTTTGTGCCACCTCCCAGCCCAGACAGGCCAGCTGCACCACCCGGGGGATCGGCCGGGAGCCGGTGCGGTAGTGGGCGATCATGCGCCGGGACATGCCCAGGGCCTCGGCGGCGGTGCTGAGGGTAAGGTTGTTCTCCCGCATCCAACGGTCGAATTGGGACGGGCTCAGCAGCCCGGCCTGCTCCCGGCCCAGCTTGTAGAGCAGGTCTGCCCCCAGATCCAGGCCGCCGGGCCAGTCCAGGCCGTGACCCCACTCCTCCACCGTCACCTGAGCGAAGAAGGCGTCGTTGCCCAAAGGGGCCAGAACCGCGGAACCGGCCATCAGGCCGGCAAGATCGACGGCCAGGGTTTCGTTGGTGCTCCAGTCGATGGACAGGTTGAGATGTCCCATTGTACGGACAGCCATGATCAGCGGTGATTGGCTCACGGGCTCAGCCTCCGGTATTCGGCAAGGAGCTCCTGCCGGTGTTGGGCTATCCAGGTCAGAGCAGGGGCGAGCCGGCGTGCCGGCCGCACTGCCCCTGCCAAAACCTCCAGGGAGTCGATGGCCACCGACAGGCGAAAGCCGTCCCGGAACAGGACATG from the Thermodesulfobacteriota bacterium genome contains:
- a CDS encoding bifunctional riboflavin kinase/FAD synthetase — its product is MDIYRSLAEISRPFHEPSVTIGNFDGVHLGHQTLFAEVVSRAFRSGGAGVAITFHPHPLQVVRPDRGVKLISSFEQKVEMITLAGINALVVIPFTREFAAMSAQDFVDRVLVGTVGVKDLVVGYDYAFGRGRQGDIPFLRAQGAEKGFSVSVVEPFYVDGMLVSSTKIRELVAEGRMREVGKLLGRPYQIRGTVRMGKRRGGPVVGFPTANLQILEEDLCPRHGVYVTQVVLAGRCYGGVMNIGYNPTFGDQELSAETHIFDFDGDLYGHRIKLNLLEFLRPERKFAGPAELAAQIQEDSLLARRILGNAQKELLLACADPYNR
- a CDS encoding DUF2442 domain-containing protein; protein product: MSQSPLIMAVRTMGHLNLSIDWSTNETLAVDLAGLMAGSAVLAPLGNDAFFAQVTVEEWGHGLDWPGGLDLGADLLYKLGREQAGLLSPSQFDRWMRENNLTLSTAAEALGMSRRMIAHYRTGSRPIPRVVQLACLGWEVAQRQRAA
- a CDS encoding DUF4160 domain-containing protein, translated to MATAHRRRHWKIGINCGEEHLVPHVHVLFRDGFRLSVAIDSLEVLAGAVRPARRLAPALTWIAQHRQELLAEYRRLSP